From the Candidatus Abawacabacteria bacterium genome, the window GCGGGCACAATACCACCCTCTTGCTTCACTAAAGCGAAAAGCAAATGAGCTGCTGTGGCCGTTTGATGCTTATGTTCTTCAGCAATTTGTTGCATATCCTGCAATGCTTCACGAGCCTTATTAGTAAGTTTTTCGATATTCATAAATAGGCAAATTAGCACTCTGAATTATAGAGTGCTAGGTTTTGCCCGTCAATATTATGAACTGAAGTTTAGCTATTAAGCGGCTTGTGCTACAACACTACTGTGACTGTCTATATAGGTGCGAATAGTCCACAATTGTTGTAGATTTGTGCCTAGTTCTTTTTGTCTTGCAGTCCTTTCTGTTTCCTGGGTAATTGTTTGTGATCTATCCATAGCATCTGTGATCGGCTTTCTGGTATCGTCAATAATAGTTCTGATGTCTTGAGCTAATGGCAGGGGAATTGATTGCCCATGACCAATGAGTGGGATAGCGGCATTGATCGTGGCTATGTGTCGTTCCAGCTGATCTTTGTTGGCCGGATTGCCAGTCGATAGCATTGCTCTGAAAAACATAAGACGTTGCTGCAAAAAGTCATAGGTTAATCTTGCTTCTGGCGCAAGCTGTAACTCTATTGTATTAGGAACTTCGCGAACAGCAGTCGGTGGTGGCGGAGTGGAGATAAATTGTTGCGCTCTTTCTCTCAGAAGCTGAATCTGAGCAGCATATTCTTTACCTTTGGGAGTAGTCGGTCCTCCTTGGCTAGTAATGATAAACTGTAACACAAGCTCCGTATTACGATCTTTACTAGCAATTAATCTTAATACTCTTGCTAAAGCATCTCCAGTAATTTCGGGTAATGTATCTGCTGATTTGCTCATGATATTCTCTGTAGGATTGAGTAGTGTATGCAGTACTTTTTTCTGTTGGCCATGATTGGCTGGAACTTCCTGAGCCTGCTTCGCTATCTGTGTTAATTGGGCTAAATGAGCTTTGATCGCAGCTTCTGCTAATGCTACCTTTCTTCGTTGGGCCTCTTTCCTTAAATTAGCAATTTGACCTAAATATTCGCGTGCTTTATCGGGATTAGCCAAAGAGCTGGTGATTTGATGGAGAGTGTTTTCCACTTGGCCATTGAGAATACTAAGCAATGCCTTATCTCTTTCCTCCTGAGTCAAGTCTCGAAGTTGAGCAGCTGATGTGTTAAGAATATCCAAAATACTCAAACCTTCAGCTTTACTAAGGACTGCATGTAAAATCTTTTTCTCCTGACCAGGATTAACGGCAATTGGTTTGCTAGCGTCTATGCTATTATCTACACCACCAATCCCGTCATTTAATTGCATGTCATTCATACTTTTTGTTTTCCTTTTATTGTAGCACAGTTGACACTGCTGAGCCATTTTTTGCCTGATGCTATCCGCTCAATAATTAGCTATAAATCTGTGCAACTATACTCAAGCTAGCAATAGCAGCTGTCTCTAAACGTAATACTCGTTTCCCTAAACTGAAGGGGATGGCTCCAATAGCCATGAGTTTTTCTTCTTCCTTTTCAGTGAAACCTCCTTCGGGACCAATAATAACTACAACTTCTGTGACAGCAGTTTGTTTTTGCGGCAATAATGCTATGAGGTTTTGTTTTGTCAGTAAGCTCGCGAATAGCACCATTTGCTGTCCTTGGAAATGCAAGGCTGATAATTCACTAATGCCGAGAACTTGGGGAATCTTTATTCTGCCAGACTGCTCAGCAGCTTCAATGATGATTCTATCCATGCGTTCACTTTTAGGTAAGGAATGTCGTTGCGTTCTTGCTGTGATCAATGGAATAAACTTAGTGACACCCAATTCGGTCCCTTTTTGTAAAATCCATTCCCATTTGTCTGCCTTTTGGGGCAAAGCTTGGATAAGGGTAAGAATATAAGGAAGCTCTCTATCGACACTATTCTGGGCGAGGATTGTTAGCGTATAAGTGTTATGCTCCTGTGTTGCTATTTTACAAAGATATTCTTGACCATTTTGATCAAAGAAAAGAAAGGAATCATCTAGCTTTGCCCGCAGCACATTTTTGAGCTGATAATATAAATCACTGTGCTCTTTACTATTGAGAGTGAACTTTTGATCAATGATCTGAGGGAGTGATGATAAATAGAATCTATGCATAAACTAATTGAATATCCTTAAATAGAGAAAGCTTAGATATCATTTCTTACAATAGAAGAGATGTATATTACAGAATACTAAATAGACATTGTCAAATGTTAAAAAGTGTGTAACAATCATCCCTTCATTTATTTTATCTATGAAAAAGCTGGCAATTTGTCTATTGGCGCTAGTAGCTCTACCAATACTTTCACTTCATTTCTTGGCGGCAAAAGCTGATACAGAAATTCTGCCAAAAGGGGAAGAACTTTCTAATGCGACTCCACAAGAACCAATAGATTGGGCACATTTTGCTGACTTTCTAAAACCAGTAAATGTTTTATCGCCTAGACAGCATGAAGTATTGAAAAATAATCCCCGCAAAGCCGGTATTGGTTGGGAAAAGCTAGTTGATGCGATGGACTATGAAGTGGAATTGGCTTGTGAATTTTGTGCTGATAGCAAAGTGGCATGGAGCAAAGTAGTGCGTAAAAGTGTGCATTATTATACCCATTGGATCACTCCTGCTTTGGCTCATGAAGGGAAATATCGTTTCCGTGTTCGTGGTATTGCCCAAAGTGGCTTGATGGGCCCATGGTCAGACTATCGTTACTTCACCTATGATACTAAGCCCATTGTCTACCTTCCCAAGCGCACAGAAACATATGGCATTGCGGCACCAAAACTATTAATGCCTCAACAAGGAGAAATGTTTAAACCTTCAGCGACTGTGGATGCAGTGTGGGAACCATTGGCAAAAGTACTTTCTTATGAAGTTGAGCTTGGTTGTCGTCAATGTAAAGCAAATCAAGAGTGGATCACTACGAAGCACACAACCCTAGACACCACATTACACTTAGATTCTTTTCAAAAGAGTCAAGAATATCGTTTTCGAGTAAGAGCACTTGATACCGCCGGGAAAATGGGCATTTGGTCAGATTATCGCTATTTTACTATTCAAGAGTAGCAAAAAAATTCTGAATGCTGAATGCTGAATTGAGGTAGGAGGCTACGCGGCTTTTTCAATTTTATTGAAAAAGTTATACATCATTGTTTGCTCAACAACTTTCGTCCCACTGTCCATTCCGAATTCAGAATTCCGAATTTCGAATTCTTTTGCTATTATCCTTCCGCTTTAGCCTTATTTATGTCCTTTGATCCTGCTGTTATAGAAGCAAAATGGCGAAAACGTTGGCAAGATGAAAAAGTATATCGTACCCCTAATAATCTCGATCGGCCAAAATGTTATGTGCTTGATATGTTCCCATATCCCTCAGGGGCGGGACTGCATGTCGGTCATCCGCTAGGCTATATTGGCTCGGATATTATTGCTCGTTTTAAACGCATGACCGGCCATGATGTATTGCATCCTATGGGTTGGGATGCATTTGGTTTGCCAGCAGAAAATTATGCGATCAAGACAGGCACCCATCCGCGGGTGACTACGGAAAAAAATATTCAAAATTTTCATCGTCAATTAGAAAGCTTTGGTTTTTCTTATGATTGGGAAAGAGAATTGAGTACAGTGGACCCTAAATATTACAAATGGACACAATGGATTTTTGTGCAATTATTTAAGCAAGGTTTGGCCTATGAAGCAGAAATGCCTATTAATTGGTGTCCTAGCTGCAAAACTGGCTTAGCTAATGAGGAAGTAGTAGATGGTGCCTGTGAACGTTGTGGTACTACGGTAGTGCGGAAAGATTTGCGTCAATGGGTACTAAGAATTACCAAATATGCTGATCGTTTATTAGCTGGTCTAAAAAATGTTCATTGGCCAGAGAAGACTCGCATTGCTCAAGAAAATTGGATTGGTCGAAGTGAAGGAACAGAAATCCATTTTGGTTTAGAAAATAAGGAAGAAAAAATAACCGTCTTTACCACTCGTATAGACACTATTTATGGTTGTACTTATGTAGTCTTGGCCCCAGAGCATCCTTTGGTTAGCTCATTGGTTACGGCTAAACAAAAGAAGGAAGTAGAGCAATATATCGACACTACTAAGAAAAAAAGCGATTTGGAGCGTACCGATCTCAACAAAGATAAAACTGGTGTCTTCACAGGTAGCTTTGCCTTGAATCCTTATACCAATGAGTATGTTCCTATCTGGTTAGCTGATTATGTTTTGGGTCACTATGGTACTGGAGCGGTGATGGCCGTGCCGGCTCATGATGAACGTGACTTCGAATTTGCTCAGAAGTATCAATTGCCAATCAAAACAGTCATTGTGCCGGAAAAATTAACTTTAGATAATCAAGTTTCTCTGTGGACTAAAGATTTCTCTCCAGAAGCGGCTGGTATGCAATTGCCTTATTGTGATGATGGTATTTGTATTAATTCCGATACTTTAAGTGGTTTAACTAGTGAGACTGCTCGCAAGAAAGCAGTTGAGTTGGGAATGGCCAAAGGCTTTGCTCAACAGAAAGTGAATTATCGTCTGCATGACTGGGTATTTTCTCGGCAACGTTATTGGGGAGAACCAATACCAATTGTGCACTGTGAATCCTGTGGGCCTGTGGCTATACCGGAAGAAGAATTGCCCTTATTGTTACCTGAAGTAGAAAAGTACGAACCAACTGGTACCGGTGAATCACCTTTGGCTAGTATTACGGAATGGGTCAATACCACATGTCCTAAATGCCAGAAACCAGCGAAAAGAGAGACCAACACTATGCCTCAATGGGCGGGCTCTTGTTGGTACTTTTTGCGCTTTATTGATCCTTTCAATGAGCAATCTTTAGCTGATTACGATTTGTTGAAACGTTGGATGCCAGTAGATATGTATATCGGTGGTTCTGAGCATGCGGTGCTCCATCTGCTTTATGCCCGTTTTTGGAATATGTTTTTGTATGATATCAAGGTGGTGCCTTATGAAGAACCCTTCAAAACTTTGAAACATCAAGGAATTATTTTAGGTGAAAATAGCCAAAAAATGAGCAAATCTCGCGGTAATGTAGTGAATCCTGATGTGATAATTAATCAATATGGCGCGGATACGTTTCGTTTATACGAGATGTTCATGGGACCATTTACGGAAATGAAGCCGTGGAGTACCCAATCGATTGAAGGTGTGTCACGCTTTTTAAGCAAAGTTTGGCGTTTGCTAGAAAAAACTCTTACTGGGGATGAAGAGAATGAATTAACGTGTTTAGTTCATAAAACAATTAAGAAAGTAGGAGAAGATATTGAAGCACTCTCTTTCAACACAGCGATTAGCCAAATGATGATATTGGTGAATGCTTTAGGAGAAAAAGAAACAGTGTATCAGCCTTACTTAGAAGCGCTGCTAAAATTACTA encodes:
- a CDS encoding leucine--tRNA ligase, which gives rise to MSFDPAVIEAKWRKRWQDEKVYRTPNNLDRPKCYVLDMFPYPSGAGLHVGHPLGYIGSDIIARFKRMTGHDVLHPMGWDAFGLPAENYAIKTGTHPRVTTEKNIQNFHRQLESFGFSYDWERELSTVDPKYYKWTQWIFVQLFKQGLAYEAEMPINWCPSCKTGLANEEVVDGACERCGTTVVRKDLRQWVLRITKYADRLLAGLKNVHWPEKTRIAQENWIGRSEGTEIHFGLENKEEKITVFTTRIDTIYGCTYVVLAPEHPLVSSLVTAKQKKEVEQYIDTTKKKSDLERTDLNKDKTGVFTGSFALNPYTNEYVPIWLADYVLGHYGTGAVMAVPAHDERDFEFAQKYQLPIKTVIVPEKLTLDNQVSLWTKDFSPEAAGMQLPYCDDGICINSDTLSGLTSETARKKAVELGMAKGFAQQKVNYRLHDWVFSRQRYWGEPIPIVHCESCGPVAIPEEELPLLLPEVEKYEPTGTGESPLASITEWVNTTCPKCQKPAKRETNTMPQWAGSCWYFLRFIDPFNEQSLADYDLLKRWMPVDMYIGGSEHAVLHLLYARFWNMFLYDIKVVPYEEPFKTLKHQGIILGENSQKMSKSRGNVVNPDVIINQYGADTFRLYEMFMGPFTEMKPWSTQSIEGVSRFLSKVWRLLEKTLTGDEENELTCLVHKTIKKVGEDIEALSFNTAISQMMILVNALGEKETVYQPYLEALLKLLAPFAPHISEELWEKLGHTSFLVSESWPHYENRYLVETEIEIPIQVNGKVRDVMKVAADIEKEEILSRAKASPAVAKWLESGKLEKEIYIPGKMVNLVVK
- a CDS encoding 16S rRNA (uracil(1498)-N(3))-methyltransferase, which encodes MHRFYLSSLPQIIDQKFTLNSKEHSDLYYQLKNVLRAKLDDSFLFFDQNGQEYLCKIATQEHNTYTLTILAQNSVDRELPYILTLIQALPQKADKWEWILQKGTELGVTKFIPLITARTQRHSLPKSERMDRIIIEAAEQSGRIKIPQVLGISELSALHFQGQQMVLFASLLTKQNLIALLPQKQTAVTEVVVIIGPEGGFTEKEEEKLMAIGAIPFSLGKRVLRLETAAIASLSIVAQIYS